One segment of Streptomyces sp. NBC_00102 DNA contains the following:
- a CDS encoding NUDIX hydrolase, giving the protein MVVWVNGAFGAGKTGAACELLDLIPNSTLYDPGLTGAALRGLLPQKRLAEVTDFQDLPIWRRLVVDTAAALLAEVPGTLVVPMTLLRQEYRDEIFGGLAARRIPVHHVLLRPEETILRRRISARQEHPDPELSADPERSLRTRSWCLDHIEPYRAALPWLTADAHVIDTGGLSPRETALRIEEAVRTGVAGECGIVQNPAPTAETVAAGVLLFDERGRVLLVDPTYKAGWEFPGGIVEKGEAPARAGVREVAEEIGLVLATEPALLVVDWEAPRPPGYGGLRFLFDGGVLRDEDAAGLRLQNSELRDWRFVTEEEAAALLPPTRYTRLRWALRARERSTVLNLEAGAPVG; this is encoded by the coding sequence ATTGTCGTCTGGGTCAATGGTGCGTTCGGTGCGGGCAAGACAGGCGCGGCCTGCGAACTGCTCGATCTGATCCCGAACAGCACGCTGTACGACCCCGGGCTGACCGGCGCGGCGCTGCGCGGGCTGCTGCCCCAGAAACGACTGGCGGAGGTGACCGACTTCCAGGACCTCCCCATCTGGCGGCGCCTGGTCGTGGACACCGCGGCGGCTCTGCTCGCCGAGGTGCCCGGCACCCTCGTGGTGCCGATGACGCTGTTGCGGCAGGAGTACAGGGACGAGATATTCGGCGGGCTCGCCGCCCGCCGCATCCCCGTCCACCATGTGCTGCTCCGCCCCGAGGAAACGATCCTGCGCCGACGGATCTCGGCGCGGCAGGAGCACCCCGACCCCGAGCTCTCCGCGGACCCCGAGCGGAGCCTGCGCACCCGCAGTTGGTGTCTCGACCACATCGAGCCCTACCGCGCGGCCCTCCCGTGGCTCACCGCCGACGCCCACGTCATCGACACCGGCGGCCTTTCGCCGCGCGAGACCGCGCTGCGGATCGAGGAAGCCGTACGCACCGGCGTCGCGGGGGAGTGCGGGATCGTCCAGAACCCGGCCCCCACCGCCGAAACCGTCGCCGCCGGGGTCCTCCTCTTCGACGAACGCGGCCGGGTCCTCCTCGTCGACCCCACCTACAAGGCGGGCTGGGAGTTTCCCGGCGGGATAGTCGAGAAGGGCGAGGCACCGGCCAGGGCGGGAGTCCGGGAGGTGGCCGAGGAGATCGGCCTCGTCCTGGCCACCGAGCCCGCGCTGCTCGTGGTCGACTGGGAGGCACCGAGACCGCCCGGCTACGGCGGCCTGCGGTTCCTCTTCGACGGCGGGGTGCTGCGGGACGAGGACGCCGCTGGGCTGCGTCTCCAGAACTCCGAACTGCGGGACTGGCGCTTCGTCACCGAGGAGGAGGCCGCAGCCCTCC
- a CDS encoding IS3 family transposase (programmed frameshift), whose protein sequence is MARPSSYPVELRKRAVRMVGEVRGDYPNESAAVRAVAQKLGIGSAETLRNWVRRDEIDSGQRPGTTSEESAAMKALKKENAELRRANDILKAAASFFRPSSTGTHTLVAFIDEHRARFGGVEPICRVLAEHDCKIAPSTYYAAKKRAAEPSARQVRDAVLKDAITEVHEANYRVYGARKVWRELHRQGHTVARCTVERLMRELGITGAVRGRKVITTIQDSSVERAPDLLDRKFVASAPNRYWVADFTHVKTWSGVVYVAFVVDTFSRRIVGWSAATSKETKLVLDTLDMALWQRDRDEHPHRRGELIHHSDAGSQYTSFRLAEHLAAAGIAASIGSVGDAYDNALMESAIGLFKTELIKPGRPWRTLSQVELATAEWVDWYCHRRLHGEIGHIPPVEYETNYYRATTKPQVTTAI, encoded by the exons ATGGCACGCCCTTCCTCTTATCCCGTTGAGCTGCGCAAACGAGCGGTTCGTATGGTCGGCGAGGTCCGCGGTGACTACCCGAACGAGTCGGCTGCCGTGCGGGCGGTCGCCCAGAAGCTCGGTATCGGTTCGGCCGAGACCCTGCGGAACTGGGTCAGGCGGGACGAGATCGACTCCGGGCAGCGTCCGGGCACGACGTCGGAGGAGTCCGCGGCGATGAAGGCGTTGAAGAAGGAGAACGCCGAATTGCGCCGCGCGAACGACATCCTGAAGGCTGCGGCGTCTTTCTTC CGGCCGAGCTCGACCGGCACACACACGCTCGTAGCGTTCATCGACGAGCACCGGGCCCGCTTCGGCGGTGTCGAGCCGATCTGCCGCGTACTCGCCGAGCACGACTGCAAGATCGCCCCCTCCACCTACTACGCGGCGAAGAAACGCGCCGCCGAACCTTCGGCCAGACAGGTGCGGGACGCCGTCCTCAAGGACGCGATCACCGAGGTCCACGAGGCCAACTACCGTGTCTACGGCGCCAGGAAAGTCTGGCGCGAGCTGCACCGACAGGGCCACACCGTGGCCCGGTGCACCGTCGAACGTCTCATGCGCGAGCTCGGCATCACCGGCGCCGTCCGCGGAAGGAAGGTCATCACCACGATCCAGGACAGCAGCGTCGAGCGGGCACCGGACCTGCTGGACCGCAAGTTCGTCGCGTCGGCCCCCAACCGCTACTGGGTCGCCGACTTCACCCACGTCAAGACCTGGTCGGGGGTCGTCTACGTCGCCTTCGTCGTCGACACCTTCTCCCGCCGGATCGTCGGCTGGTCCGCTGCCACATCGAAGGAGACCAAGCTCGTCCTGGACACTCTGGACATGGCCCTGTGGCAACGCGACCGCGATGAACACCCCCACCGGCGCGGCGAGTTGATACATCATTCCGATGCCGGGTCGCAGTACACGAGCTTCCGGCTCGCCGAGCACCTGGCAGCCGCCGGCATCGCCGCCTCGATCGGCTCGGTCGGCGACGCCTACGACAACGCCCTCATGGAGTCCGCGATCGGCCTGTTCAAGACCGAGCTGATCAAACCGGGGCGCCCCTGGAGGACTCTTTCCCAGGTCGAGCTCGCTACCGCGGAGTGGGTGGACTGGTACTGCCACCGCCGGCTCCACGGTGAAATAGGGCACATCCCACCCGTCGAATACGAGACCAACTACTACCGCGCGACCACGAAACCCCAGGTCACAACCGCAATATGA
- a CDS encoding IS5 family transposase, with the protein MDRRPYPSDLSDEHWALIEPMITAWKRDRVRRSATGDPGTCDLWEVVNATFYQNRTGCQWRYLPHDLPAWSAVFYYFTLWRQDGLDQRIQELLRCQVREKARRLEDPSLVVIDTQSVRAAAGVPKTTTGLDVNKRTPGRKRGLAVDVLGLIIGVVVLAASAHDNAAGTALLDQAAERCGNRLEKALVDQGFKDEVIIHGALLDITVEVVRRNPADKGKGFVPQPKRWVVEQVNGTLMLHRRLAREYDHRPDTSASRVYWASTANMSRRLTTPTPTWRDTLRTAA; encoded by the coding sequence ATGGACCGAAGACCGTATCCGAGTGACTTGTCGGACGAGCATTGGGCGTTGATCGAGCCGATGATCACGGCCTGGAAGCGGGACCGGGTGAGGCGGTCGGCGACCGGAGACCCCGGGACCTGTGATCTCTGGGAGGTCGTGAACGCGACCTTCTACCAGAACCGGACAGGCTGTCAGTGGCGCTATCTGCCCCACGATCTGCCGGCCTGGTCGGCGGTGTTCTACTACTTCACGCTCTGGCGCCAGGACGGCCTCGACCAGCGGATCCAGGAACTCCTGCGCTGTCAGGTACGGGAGAAAGCCCGCCGATTAGAGGACCCGTCCCTCGTGGTCATCGACACCCAGTCCGTGCGTGCGGCCGCGGGTGTCCCGAAGACCACGACGGGACTGGATGTGAACAAGAGGACGCCGGGGCGCAAGCGGGGACTGGCCGTCGACGTGCTGGGGCTGATCATCGGCGTCGTCGTCCTGGCCGCCTCCGCCCACGACAACGCCGCAGGCACCGCCCTGCTCGACCAGGCCGCTGAACGGTGCGGGAACCGTCTGGAGAAGGCCCTGGTGGACCAGGGCTTCAAGGACGAAGTCATCATCCACGGGGCACTGCTGGACATCACCGTCGAGGTGGTGCGCCGCAACCCGGCCGACAAGGGCAAGGGCTTTGTCCCGCAGCCGAAACGGTGGGTGGTCGAGCAGGTCAACGGCACCCTGATGCTGCACCGGCGACTGGCCCGCGAGTACGACCACCGGCCCGACACCTCCGCCTCACGCGTCTACTGGGCCTCCACCGCGAACATGTCCCGTCGCCTCACCACACCCACCCCCACCTGGCGCGACACCCTCAGGACGGCCGCGTGA